From the Coffea eugenioides isolate CCC68of chromosome 1, Ceug_1.0, whole genome shotgun sequence genome, the window TACATCTATTTCACACAAACTTTTGCATTCTTCATTAGTGACTATCAAATATCAATTAGGGTCATTATCACTCTACCCCCTTCAACTATATTACTAGTATCAGTTTATCCCCTAACGTTATCTATTAGTCATTTCAcccccataagtaattcaagttaacatgttaagaaattttggacaaaaatacctttttattctatagcattactatattgttattattattttattcctttaaattatagtgatataatCGCTTTAAtttctaacattattttctaggcattttacTTCATCGTTAATCTAATTAGTAtggtaaaaattttttaaatatattgaccctttaatatatatataattaaaaataaaaaagttggaatgattattcttctttttttcactttaagagatccaaaaatataaaaataaaaagattttctcaaaaaaattttcacacttattattaggaaaagaaaaagagacaggaaagaaggagacagagaattagattttacaaagaaaaaaaataaagaaaagtctaacattatcgtattaaTTTAAGGTTATTGGGATTAGGATTGAAATCTGGCGGTAAACAttaaagtaaaataattttaaaataataaaagtattgcATTCTTTCTTAtgtgtatttaaaaaaaaaaaagaattgagctctctctctctctctctccccctctccctTCCCCTCCTAatctttctatttgttttaatattaataagattgccaagaagaaagagattaatactttgatttttttttcttgatactaaaaatgAAAAGGGCcactttaaattttttattgtttttattatacaaagagGAGGGTATTCTCTGAAGTTTTTTAACTTACTAAATTGGTTTAATGGTGGGataaattgtttaaaaaataactttatggggtaaattgataatgaggcTATAGTTTataggggtaaagtgataataacttTTAGGGCTATACTTGtctttttactttaattaacaaactccgttaAATTTGACTGTTAGTCTTGGGGataaagtgattaaaaaataacgttaagggggaaattgatagtggCACCAAACGTTAAAGAGGTAAGGTACCTATCAATTACCTTGAAAACATTTGTTTTGGCAGGgtgattatttgaaataattacagTAATACTCTTTATGACGTGATATATGTGATAGATAAAAAGTGGTTGGAAATTATACGTATGATGtaagcaaaacaaaatttgaatttttttttggcaaatctTGATAACGAAACATACCTAATTTGTTCTAGCAGTAGGCTAACTACTAGTTAAGGAAAGATCATATGCATTATGGCATCCTTGGTGCCATCAAGAACGAGTTAATATACAAAACAACGTTCAACAACATGATCACATAAAGAGGTTGTATAATTATTGACCTTTTAGTGATGTTGTGAAATAGATATGTTCGAAATTTCGAAATCTCGTACTTATCCTTAAATAATCATCATATAAAGTTGTGAATTTGGAACGGGACAATTAATACCCATGAATAAGTTGCagtatttatctattttttttcctccttgtATACTTTTGTGGTTTTAAATCGATGATCAACATTTCAATGTTATTTCGAAATGAACTTATTCTCTAGTAAAGAAATGGTTGTTTAGTCAATTGATTCCTATGTAGCTCCAACTTAATATCATTTGTAAGGTGATGAAACTTGAGATAAAGCACAAGTCCGATACAAAACACTAATGGAGGCTACAATTCCTTGGCACAAATTTGTAACATGATATACTATTTGAGCAATTACGGAACACATGACATGAACAGAAATACCTACAATTGATAAACACAAATGAGGCTTCaactgtttcttttcttcttcgtTTGAAAAGGCTCATCAAACAATGAGTACTTAGGCAGAATATTCAGTAATGAATTGTTTAATGATCCCCATCAACTTCTTGGAAGATTCAGAGTTGGGATTTATAGTGAAAAACCCATGTTGCTGTCCTTCAAATTCCTCATACTCAACTTTCTTTCCCCACCCTTTCAACTTCTTTGCATACTCCTCAGCTCTGTCTTTCAATAAATCACTTCCTCCACAAACCACTAGGATGGGATCAAGATCAGCTGTTTCCAGGTTGGGGCTTAAGGGTCCAAATGGGTTTATTAGCGGATGGTCAGTAGTCTCCCCAGCTGGTACTGAAAGCCTCCAGAACCTAATTCATCAAGCAAAATAACAAATCATTAGCTAACGAATTTCACCGTGGTGGTGTACCTAACAAAATCACAAAATCTATCCGTTTGGATTGCAAGGTTCTGAAGTTTTTGTCAAAATATATACTATAGcgatgtgagataaaaaagtaattacaAAATgcatctagaaaatttttctacgAAAACTCGCAATTTAAACAAGGAATTCACATAATTTGTACATAAAAGTAATCAAATCTTAATCATGAGTTCCTTAAACAATTACAATTGCTATCAAATTGTATCGCTTTCAATGGGCATGACACATTACAATAACTACTTTGCATCACTTTTGACATGTTTAAGTTGATGTAAAACGAGAACCAACAAAAATGTAAAAAGTGAtctattttatatttattgtatAACTGAaatacaactttttttttttgtttgaacaGGTACAAGTTAAtcttgaaaaatcacaaaacccttaataaaaaaattataatttatcaaaaaaaatcattatGTGTCTAAATAtttagtgcatttttttttttatcgaattAGTGTATTccaaaaaatatgaaattagTGCTGCACAATTAGCCAGCCAGCTGACCTGTCAATGAGCTCCCAATTCAAGAATGCAGCTGTTGGCCCTTCAGCTTCAGACTTGGTAAGCACAGTCCCGCCAAAGAAAGGAGCCAGAAGGACATACCCATTTACTCTAACCGGCGCCAGCTCAGGTGAGCCGGCTCCAAGCTTAACAGCCAAGTTATGAGATATATTTCCCCCAGCCGAGTCACCCGAAATGATCACACTCCCAAAGTCGGCTACATCAGTGAGCCATGTGTCCGGCTCGTCAGCCACGGCTTGGGCCTGAAGCCATTTCACTGCCATGAACCCATCTTCAATAGCAGCCGGAAGCCGGTTTTCCGGCGCCAGCCGATAGTCAGGAGATATGATCACCGCTTCAAGCCCCTTAGCCAGCTTGAAGCAGTAGTTCTGGCAATTGGGCCATGCGCGTGAGCCAATGCAGAACCCTCCTCCATGAATATAGTAAAAGATCGGGAGCTTCTTCGACGACGTCGCTGTAGCCGGCTTGTATAGCCGGAGCTGAAGATTGCGTTCTGGGTCGAAAACGGCGT encodes:
- the LOC113782166 gene encoding probable carboxylesterase 15, whose protein sequence is MSDTAIPEAPAAVSASATATEPYEVDECRGVLRVYSDGSIVRSTKPSFEVPVEDDGSVLWKDAVFDPERNLQLRLYKPATATSSKKLPIFYYIHGGGFCIGSRAWPNCQNYCFKLAKGLEAVIISPDYRLAPENRLPAAIEDGFMAVKWLQAQAVADEPDTWLTDVADFGSVIISGDSAGGNISHNLAVKLGAGSPELAPVRVNGYVLLAPFFGGTVLTKSEAEGPTAAFLNWELIDRFWRLSVPAGETTDHPLINPFGPLSPNLETADLDPILVVCGGSDLLKDRAEEYAKKLKGWGKKVEYEEFEGQQHGFFTINPNSESSKKLMGIIKQFITEYSA